Proteins from a single region of Chroicocephalus ridibundus unplaced genomic scaffold, bChrRid1.1 SCAFFOLD_332, whole genome shotgun sequence:
- the LOC134509449 gene encoding AP-1 complex subunit sigma-1A-like → MMRFMLLFSRQGKLRLQKWYLATADKDKKKMVRELMQVVLARKPKMCSFLEWRDLKVVYKRYASLYFCCAIEGQDNELITLELIHRYVELLDKYFGSVSGHQRVWGQPGG, encoded by the exons atgcggttcatgctgctcttcagccGCCAAGGCAAACTGCGCCTCCAGAAGTGGTACCTGGCCACCGCCGACAAGGACAAGAAGAAGATGGTGAGGGAGCTGATGCAGGTGGTCCTGGCCCGCAAACCCAAGATGTGCAGCTTCCTGGAGTGGAGGGACCTCAAAGTCGTCTACAAGAG gtacGCCAGCCTCTACTTCTGCTGCGCCATCGAAGGGCAGGACAACGAGCTCATCACGCTGGAGCTGATCCACCGCTACGTCGAGCTGCTCGACAAGTACTTTGGCAGCGTGAGTGGTCACCAGAGGGTTTGGGGACAAcctggggggtga